From Rhineura floridana isolate rRhiFlo1 chromosome 5, rRhiFlo1.hap2, whole genome shotgun sequence, a single genomic window includes:
- the HMGB1 gene encoding high mobility group protein B1, producing the protein MGKGDPKKPRGKMSSYAYFVQTCREEHKKKHPDASVNFSEFSKKCSERWKTMSAKEKGKFEDMARADKVRYEREMESYIPPKGESKKKFKDPNAPKRPPSAFFLFCSEYRPKIKGEHPGLSIGDVAKKLGEMWNNTSANDKQPFEKKASKLKEKYEKDIAAYRAKGKPEVAKKIAPPKPEKSKKKKEEEDDEEEEEEEEEEDEEEEDDEEEEDDDE; encoded by the exons atgggcaAAGGTGATCCTAAAAAGCCAAGAGGTAAAATGTCCTCATATGCCTACTTTGTGCAAACTTGCCGGGAAGAGCACAAGAAGAAACACCCTGATGCTTCAGTGAACTTTTCAGAGTTCTCAAAAAAATGTTCAGAAAGGTGGAAG ACTATGTCTGCTAAGGAGAAAGGAAAGTTTGAAGATATGGCACGAGCTGACAAGGTTCGTTATGAGAGAGAAATGGAAAGTTACATACCACCTAAAGGAGAGTCAAAAAAGAAATTCAAGGATCCAAATGCACCAAAGAGGCCCCC TTCAGCATTTTTCTTGTTCTGCTCTGAGTATCGTCCAAAAATCAAAGGAGAACATCCCGGTCTTTCTATTGGGGATGTTGCAAAGAAACTTGGAGAGATGTGGAATAATACTTCTGCAAATGATAAGCAACCCTTTGAAAAGAAGGCCTCCAAACTGAAGGAGAAGTATGAAAAG GATATTGCTGCGTACCGGGCTAAGGGGAAGCCTGAGGTAGCCAAAAAGATAGCTCCTCCTAAGCCTGagaaaagcaagaaaaagaaggaagaggaagatgatgaagaggaggaggaggaagaggaggaggaagatgaggaggaagaagacgatgaggaggaagaggatgatgATGAATAA